In one window of Reinekea forsetii DNA:
- a CDS encoding TRAP transporter small permease gives MTALHWVHSRLERFNRMLMTISANMAWVLVALMVLTILLQVFCRYVLNSALPWPEEVARAFMIWMMALVAAQAYHNGSFVAIDMLHEMMPPALARLLKLLLLVIAALVLFRLFTLGLEFFERGFRTRAASFKLPRAWIYLAMPVCFGTMLLVNIELILKNLLGLAAPTPYQAPTGD, from the coding sequence ATGACCGCCCTGCACTGGGTACACAGCAGGTTGGAACGCTTTAATAGAATGCTAATGACCATCAGTGCCAATATGGCTTGGGTATTGGTCGCGCTGATGGTGCTCACTATTTTGTTACAAGTGTTTTGTCGCTATGTCCTAAACAGTGCGCTGCCATGGCCCGAAGAGGTCGCCCGTGCCTTTATGATCTGGATGATGGCGTTGGTGGCGGCGCAGGCTTATCACAACGGATCCTTTGTGGCGATCGATATGCTGCATGAGATGATGCCTCCCGCCCTGGCCCGACTGTTGAAGCTGTTGCTCTTGGTGATCGCCGCCCTGGTCCTGTTTCGGCTCTTTACCCTAGGCTTAGAATTTTTTGAACGCGGTTTTCGTACTCGCGCTGCATCGTTCAAATTGCCTCGTGCCTGGATCTATCTGGCGATGCCAGTCTGTTTCGGCACCATGTTGTTGGTCAATATTGAACTGATCTTGAAAAATCTTCTGGGCCTCGCCGCGCCGACCCCTTATCAAGCACCCACTGGAGATTAG